CAAAGCCAGAACCCGCTTGTACCCATTGATGATAGAATGGGGCACTGAAGCAACAGTTGGGTAACCGATCTGCAGGCAGACGCTGGCAACGTTGCGGACACCCTGTGGCGGGAGGGAAAATTACGTTTTAGGTGAGGCAtctttgagaaagagaaaggatagTGAAGACCAAGCAAAGCTCAGTGCAGACAGAACTTGCTGGGCTGACATCTCAGGATACTTCATCTCATACCAAATGATCTTGGGCAAGGGAATTTAGACCCAGCCATTTATAATTGCTTCTTACCCTTATTCCCAACATGGGCATTCCCTATACAGTCACGATGGTGATTATTACAAAAGCCACCACTTTGTGAAACAAACTGTTAACACAACCATTGAGTTCCATGAGAAAAAATGTGCAACTACTGTCGGATAAGAATTTTTCATCCACTAGCAAAAGTCCCAAAAAGCAGGTCGAGTTAATCATGGGTTATTGCAGGCCCCGGAATAGCCCAGCACTGttttctgaggctttatttactCATGAATTCATTCTCCCCCAACACTCTTCTATGGTTACtgccatttcacaggtgaggaaactgaagcagagtGAACTGTCCTTGGTCACATAGTTGGTTTCCACGGAAGGGCCAGGATTCAGGCCAAAGCTAGACACGCTCTCAACCATTCATGTAAGAAGGGCCTGGAACGGGCAGCACGTACCTCCAGGAAGCGGGAGTGCAGAGTCTCCTCAGTGATGTCCAGCACTTCCGGGTTGTAGATGCTGCCATTGTCAAACACCTGCTGGATGATCAGCCCAAAGGAGAAGGGCGAGATGTTCAGCATGTTCAGCAGCGTGGCTTCGCTGGCTCCCACTTTGTCTCCGGTCTTAATCAGCTGCACGTCACTCTAAAGAGAAAGGCAACCGCTGGCAGTGAACATGTGAACATCCTGGAGATGGACCGTCACCGAGGGGAGGGGAGCCCCCACTACCGGCCTGACTGGCATCGGCAAGCCAGGTCCACTCACCAGGATTTCGATGGTGCCCCTGGAGATTTTAGTGGTGATGCCCAAAGCCTGGAAGAAGGAGGTCTTCTCCGGGCCCAGACCAGTGTTCTGGGCTGGCACGGTGACTTCACACGGGGCTATGGCACCAGCACGCGCGGCAGCGGGCACCTGAACAAAGAACAAGGAATGCGAGTTCTCGCTCCACAGATACAACCTGAAAATggtcagttttactttttttttattctttattgtattttttccatcaccatttagtccccatatacccccccccccagcttttATTTGAAGGAACCAAAATTGATAATGTCTCTTAAGGCGACCTGATTCTCCTCTTACCTTATTGGCCAGCAGCATGTCCCTGATCTCCGTGAGGTCCTCCTTGGTGAACACGAAGCCCACATTTCCCCGGATATGAGGCAACAGTCTACAAAGACAAGTTCACAGACAGGCGGTCAACTTTCAGCACCATTCTTCTCCAGGACAAGGGAGAAGGGCACAGAGGAAGACAGAGCCGGCCAGATCATTCACTGACTTCTCCAGAGCGGGGTTGTTTTCCAGGTGCCCTCGGATGGCCTTGCGCATCATGGTGTTCTTGCCCATCAGCACCACGGCCTTCCCGCGGAGGGACATGCGGATCTGCTGCATCTGCTTGGAGCCCACATTGTCCGCTCCCACAATGAAGCATTTCGGATAATCATCCAGAAGTTGCTACAAAAAGCAGCCAGAAACAAACCAAGTTTAagtggaagaaaggagaaaacaacagGAGAAACCAAACCCCACGACAACTGgtttccatctccctccctttcccctatGCTTCTGAAGTGACTCAGATGCGGGCTGACGCCTCCCACTCGGAGCCACCTGAGCTGTAACACGGCCAGATTTGTCAAAGACTGGGGTTTGTACATTCAAccggaaagattttaatttaggcctcattttttaacttttcccaACTTGAGGATCTGTTTGACTCACTAAaatgacttaaaagaaaaagaaaactgtgtcAAGTAAGGCTGGATTCACAGCTTTCAAAACACAACACAAAGCAAATACCATGAGAACTGACTTGTAGAATCTAGGTCCTGCTAAATCGGCATTGTGTCTGAAAACCTTCATGACAAATGGGCAAGAATATAAGCTAAGCTCCACGCTCCGGCAGCAGCGTTGTCAGAATTTCAGGATAGGGAGGGCCCACTTACTCCAAAAAGTAAGTGGGTGTCTTGACCAACAAGACCTAACTATGCAGCAACTTGCCTTTTTAGACTGAGGCCCCCACTGCCTCACACTGTCCCAAAGACGTAAGGAGAGGAGTAAAACAAAGTGTGATGAGCGCTGTTTGGATGCCAAACCTGGGACTGGATCCCACTTAGTTCCATCTCAGGAGGCACTAAAACCGCCTGACCCTGTTTATCTGCAACAGCAGGTACGCACGCAGGGGTGGCAGGCATTTCTTTGTGAACTCATTAGACTAAATGAGATTTGCCCAACACGGCCCAATTCAGCCGCTGATTTGTCCCTATTAGCCCGCGGCGCAGGCAGCACGTTGGGCGCCTCCACCCACCCCGCACTTACGATGATCTTAAGGAAGTAGTTGGACTTCCAGGTCGCCCTGTCTTCCCTGGGCATCACGGCGGTGCGTCAGGGATTGCCACGCAGGGTTTAAAGACGATGTcactgaggagagagagggagctcaGAAACTCCGACACCCGTCCCCGTACCGCCCCGCCGGACTCAAAGCCAGAGGCCTACTCGGCCACGCGAGAGTGCCCGCCGGCCTGGCCCGCGTTGCCGCGGCCACCACTTGGAGAGCGCGAGCCGCTGCCGAAGCCCCAAGCCACACAGGACTGGACCCCGCGGGCTCCAAACCTGCCCGCGAAAACACCCATCCTTCCCGCAGCCTGTTCCCCCGGCGCCATCTGGCAACGCACGAACCTCTCACGAGGACGCCTGGAGAGAGGAAGGCCCTACACCAAGAGCAGTATTTATAGGCGAACAAAGTGACCAATCAGAAGCCTCAGAAAGCGCCCCACCTGTTGGCTGGCGAAGTACAACTGACGTCGGCAGCCATTGGGTGATATCGCTGCCAGTCATTGGGTAATATCGCTGTCAGCCAGCCTACCGGAAGCAGCTCTAAAGACGGAAGTTAAGGAAGAGTTCCTATTGTTGCAGAAACCTTCTCAGAGCTGCTTCCCTCTGCTGGGCGGGAGCTGCTTTTGTGCAGGCGCGAGAATTTGTGACCTTCACGTTTCCCGCGGCACCTGCCCTGTCGCAAACTCGAGTATAACGCGGAGCTGCGAAAGAGTTGCACGTGCCTTAGAAAGAGAATGGTCTCTGCCTCCTCTTCAGTTTGTTCTTCCCTCTACAAAAGCAGAGGGATGGTTTAAAAACAGATCGTTTCTTCAACTGCTCAAAATTCTTCAAAAGCTCCCCATTTCCCACAAAGTAAAAGCCCTAACTGGCCTACATTGTCACCCCCAACCTCTACCCCTGTAATCGCATCTCCTATTTTCCTGCCCATTTTAGGGCTCTTGCACCCGTTATTCTGTCTTCCTGGAAGGCTCCTAGTGGGTATCCACCATCCTCCATCAAGACTTGGCTCAACTATCACCTGCTTAACCAGGCCCACTCTGATAgccttatttaaaattacaaaaaataaaaaataactcactccccctccccccttactctgttctgttttttcagtAGCACTTATGCTTTCTAACCactatataatttattacattGTTCTTTGAATGTCTCTCCCTGCAAGAATGCAAGCTCCACAAGAcagatttgtttctttaaatcctcacctgaggatacatttattgattttttttttagggagagagagagaaggaaacatcgatgtgagagagaaacatcaatcgattgaTTACCTCccttatgcaccccaaccaggtatCAACCCTCacccaaggtatgtgccctgaccagggatggaatcgGCAACCTTTTAGCTCATACAGGAAGACATTCCAAccgagccacttggccagggtcaCAAGCCAGAATTTTTTGCCTTGTGCCTAGCACGCTGTAGGCATGtgataaatatttgctcaatGTATGAATGCAGGGTTTGCGGTCACATGGCCAGGATCTCCGCATTCTGTTAGTTCCCATCTATGTCATCTTGGGAAGTGGCTTCACCTTGCTGACTCTGTTTCTCAttacttatctgtaaaacagggtaATAGTATCCACATTCTAGAGTTATGGGTATTTCATGAGATATTTGTTAAGACTTAACAGTTCCTGCAATGCAGGAGGAACATTGTAGTAACATTGTTACCACAAATGTTAGcttcttttattatatattcgTCTAACACTTACTTGAACAAGTGTACTACCtcggtaaatatatttttagctctgaccagtgtggctcagttggatgggcgTCATCCTGAAAAGCgaatggtcaccagttcgattcctggtcaggacacatgtctgggttggtGGCCTGGTCAGGATGCGTAGAAGGCAACCAacctgtttttctctcacatcgatgtttctctccttctctttctcccattcttccctctctctaaaaaatttaaaaacctaactGGGGTGGCTCAGTAAATTGGTCCTTCTCCTGCAAACCCAAAGGACCCTGGGTTCcaccccagtcaggacacactgCCTGGATTTCTGcctgcccccagtggggggcatgaagaggcaacagactgatgtttttctcactctctccccctcccttcccctctctctagaaataaaatcttttttaataaatattatttaaattatttttaaataaatgtgcttagaagctacagcaaaaggggtgtTTCTCCCTATCTTTACCCTTTGCACGTGACCAAGTTAGAAATCTATATTTTGTGACGAGCCAGTGTAGAGAGATGCTGGAGTTGATTTCTGCTAAGACCCTTTATGAACAGCGAGGTATTACTGCATGCTCAGCATTGTGCCAGGTGCTTTGTGCATACTACAGTTTGTTAGTCTTTGCAACAACCCCCTCCAGAGGCACCGTTttagtatttccattttattgctgagaaaattcagagaggttaaatagtTTGCCTAAGTCCCTCAGTCAGCTAATGATGGCTTCAGAACTTAAATCTAGGAGCAAGTTCAAAGCCCATGGGCCTCACTATGCTCAAGTCTCTTCTAGACCCTGAGACTGTCTCCCCCTAAACACACCTTTCCAGGGATATACATACTCACAGATACCTTCCCAAGGACATCCCAGGTCTGCTGATTTAAGTACTTCTAATTTCAGTACATCAATATAGTGGAATGCcatgaaaccattaaaaaatgcaGATCTATATTTATTGGCATGGGAAAATACTCACAGGGGACACTTGAGTGAAGAAGCAAATTATGAGGCATTGTATTATAtccatttctataaataaaataagtgcaACATGGGCTGGAAGAATAAGCCAAGTCATTATTTTTGGTTGAGAGTTGAAGGTAATTTTCACTTCTGAGCTCACTGTGAAATGGGCAGGGTTCAGACTAGAATTCAACCTGCGGCATTTGGAGGGACATTCCAAACAGGGAAACTGAAGCCACAGCTGAAGAAGGAACAAAGCTGTTCAGGAAGCTCTCGaggaggccaggggtggggtgtgaccagaggaggaggaggggcagagagagcaggCAAAATTCTGGCTAAGCGCGAGGAAGCCTGCAAATATAAACATAACCACCAGGGGGCAGTACGGACCAATCGCCAACTGTTAGACTGCCCCCTTCACCCAGGAGGGTTCTACACCCGGGAGTTGTGCCCGCCCGTGGTGGGGGTTGAGCGGTCAATGCAAGAACACAGGCAGAGGCAAGCCCTAGGTTCATACATCTTGTCTGTGCATTGCTCAGATAGCCTGCTGCATGTTGGTTCTCCCCGAACCTCTTTCCCAATCTGCAAATGAGTGTAAGACCACACACAGGCTCCTGTGAGGATGCCCTTGGGGAATCCAGGCAGGGCTGAACAAAGCAGTTCctcagccttccctgaccacccggAGGACCTGCCCTCACAGAGTCCCTGAGACAGGGGTCCCACCCCCGGGGCTTTCTGCTTCAAGTAAGAGAACACTGCCCTTGTGAGCCTGGGACAGTTTGGGTTCCCTTTTGGGACTACGGTTTCTCTTCTGGGACTGAGCTGTCATCTCAAACCGCAAGGAAAAGGCACCACGAGCACAGGTCAAAATAATGGCAAACTTTATTGGCATAAATCACAGGAATCGAAATGGGGAAGAGCCAGGTTAAaagtttacagagaaaaaaattaaaatcacatcatCAAATAACCAGTGACCCGGAGGATGGACCACAGAAACCCCTTCCTCtaggggaggggtctgggtgGGTCATTGTAAACTGAGCAGTAAGGCCTATGGGTAGAAGTGGAGACGTCGGACCTTTGGAGGGGCCTGGCTGACCTCCCCAGAGAGCCCAGCGCACTCGGCCTCTGCTGGGAGGCTAGCAGAGTGGTCTGGATTGTCCTCACTTTAGACCCCACTGGGGCCCCTCTCTGCTGACCAGGAACCCCAGGCCTGCCGGCTGCGGCTTCATCCTCGGCAGAGAAAGCTCCAGGGGCTTCCCATGGCTTCAGCGGGATCCTGGCCGTCTGCCCGGAATCCTATCACGCTCCCTTGCAACGACCGGGGCCCCATTCCCCAGACCTCCGGTTTCCAAGGAGGGCAGGAACCTTGGGGGAAGAGATGCCCAGTGGAATCAACAAGACCAACGGTCAGGGTCAGACACCAGCTttcccgaggaggaggaggaggaaggagccgCCCAGAGGCGGCGAGGAGGCCAAGAATGTTCGGTGGGTTCTTTAGGTCACAGGGGAACAGACGCTCCTAATGGCTTAGACGAAAACAGAACCCCCAAAGTAtacttcccccttctcctccctcaggAACTTGATGGATGAGGTTCGACAATCCTAGGCTCAGAAGGGCAAGACACCCTTAGGCCAGTTTCGGTTAAGAGCTTGCTGGCCTGGGTGGTAAGGAAGGGGTTTCAAAATACAGCAGTTTATAAAACAGTCCTGGTGAGCCGTGAAGTGAAGGAAGGGGAGCCTCAGGGCCGCTCCCGCTTCACCTGCTTAtgctgagaaaaaacaaaatacaaatggcttccctgcccccagccctcagtACAACGAGGCACACCCCGGCCCACAGCCGCTGTCGCCCACAGCACCGGTGGCGACGGACAAGGAGGGGATTACAAAAAGGGGGATGATGTCTTTAAAATCTCTTCAAAATCGTTTGGATAGA
The genomic region above belongs to Phyllostomus discolor isolate MPI-MPIP mPhyDis1 chromosome 13, mPhyDis1.pri.v3, whole genome shotgun sequence and contains:
- the RPLP0 gene encoding 60S acidic ribosomal protein P0; this translates as MPREDRATWKSNYFLKIIQLLDDYPKCFIVGADNVGSKQMQQIRMSLRGKAVVLMGKNTMMRKAIRGHLENNPALEKLLPHIRGNVGFVFTKEDLTEIRDMLLANKVPAAARAGAIAPCEVTVPAQNTGLGPEKTSFFQALGITTKISRGTIEILSDVQLIKTGDKVGASEATLLNMLNISPFSFGLIIQQVFDNGSIYNPEVLDITEETLHSRFLEGVRNVASVCLQIGYPTVASVPHSIINGYKRVLALSVETDYTFPLAEKVKAFLADPSAFAAAAPVAAATTAAPAAAAAAPAKVEAKEESEESDEDMGFGLFD